CTTGAGCCCAAGCCATAACGGCGAAGGTCAAAATAACGATTAGCGCTTTAACCATCTTCATCGTCAATTATCCACGCGTAATACGGAACGAAATTGAAATGACATTATCAGAATTATGCGAAGCCACCGTTTCCCAAATCAAGCTATTGTGTGCAAAGCCAAGCCCAACACCAATAGACATGTGGTCATTGACCCACCAATCCTTACCAATTTCCAGTTCAAAACCAATACCGCCATTTCCGGTAGCATCTTCAACATCGGCTTCTCCATCCAACAAAGTCAAAAATAGCGTATACCCGAAGGAGCCACCCACAAAGAATCCATTCATCGGCGAGTTTTTATCCTGGAACGGGTAAAGCGTCGTACCAAAGCCAAAATAAGTCCTGAAGCCATAAGCTGCGATTCCCGGTACAGATTTCGGTTCACGTGCTCTAAGAGAGGTCTCTTCACAAATGTTACCTTCATAGCACCCATAATTATGCGTTTCATAGCGGTAATCGATGGACCCCGCATAGAATCCAAAATTGAAAACGGAATGGAGCGCAATTAAGTTTCCGAGAGCAACGCCAAACTTGAATTCAGTCAACGTAAAGGAGCCACCGCCGAACTCAAAGTAATCGGTTTCTTCTTCCTTTAAGGTCTTATAAGGATCCACATAGCCACTACGCCAATCGACATCGTTACGGCTATTTTTAAACCAGTTGTAGGCATAACCAAACGACATGCTGCTATAAAAACCGCGATGTTCACGCGGGGCAGACTTGCCGATGGACGGAGCAGACGGGGCCGATTCTGCAAACGCAAAACCTGCAACACATAAAATAAGAGCGGCTATGATTTTATTTTTCATAAATTCAATTATTATTAACAATGATGTAAAAATTTAGACAAATAATTTAAGTTTGTCTATATTAATCCTTCGCTGGTTGATCCCATGGGAACGGGGTTACAGAACCATCGCTTGCCCCTATAGGAATGGTCATATTTTTCGGAAGCGATCCAAGATTATCCGGAAGCATAAGAATAATAGGAAGGGCAAAAATGCCACCGACCAAAACAGCTCCACCTAGAAACAAATAAAGCATCGTATCGCCACGACCACTCGGGCTCATGAACCCAAAAAGAAATTTTTCCGTATTGACAACAGTATGATACGTAGTACTAAGCGCACCGGAACCATGTTTGCTATCCTGACGTGCAACAAGCAAATGTCCATACACAATGCTATCCTTGCGAGCTTCTAAAAGCATTTCCTTGCCACCAGACGCTCGGACCTTACAACTGTTCGTCGATTTGCAAACAAGCTCGCCATTGCGATAAATATCGTAACGTTCATTTCCCGGGACAGAAATCCAGGAACTGCTGCAACCTACCAGCAATACAGTCAACAACAACGCAATTATCTTTTTCATCATTACCACCATACCTGTGCGCTGACACTCCACCCTTGAACAGGCATCCAACCTTTAGTGGAAATTTTCTGAATTTCATAGAAGTTATATAGATAGCGGAAATCTATAGCAAAAATGGTTTTATAATCAATCGGCTTAAAAAGAATACCCGTTTTCAAAAATAAACTTAAGCCTTCCCCGCTCAAGTTTTCGCTAAATGAATACTCATCCGACTTGTACCCCATAAAGGACCAGCCAGCCCCCGCTCCCACAAAAGGAAATGCATAGCGACCATTAAACACGTAAGCAGGAGAAAAGAATATTCCAAAATACCAGAAATCATCGTCACCTAATCCTTCGTCAATTCCCCAATTAAAATCTATAGAAGCAAGGAAGTTGCTATATAAGAACTGAAACGAAAAATCGAGCAATGGCGCCGCCGCAAATTCAGGAACAGTCAAGACATGAGAGCCCAAGCCCAGACCAACCCTAAACCCATTCCATTGTCCAAACTTCATTGTAGTCACATCGACAATGGGAATCAAGTCATTGGGTGTATAAGCCATGTGCCTGTACGTCCAAACTTCTTTTTTGTTTTTGGAATTCATCAGCGTATAGACAACGACAATGCCATCGTCTTTTCGCAACATCTTGATTTGCAAAATAAAATCGCTTTCGATTTCGTATTCGACCACGCGCACATCTTTTTTGTTTTCGATGTACCCTTTAGTCCAACGGACAAGCTTATCGGCATAATCCTGATGCACACCATCCAATTCCACAGCGGGAATAAACACGCTAGGTTTTGCCCAAAGGGCAGCGCACAAAACAGCAACAATAAACGCACTAAGTTTCATATCTAACAAAATCTCTCATTCAACATTTGTTATAAAGATAGGAATAATAAAGGACATAAACAAAAAGACCGCAGCATTTTATTGCTACGGTCTTTAAAGTTTTTGGATCCTATCGCGTCCTTACGGATGCTCCAGGATGACACGCTAATTACACCTCTTCGATGCTTGCGTGGTATTGACGCCTACGGCGTCAGCGGCTTCGGCTCAGCCATGCCAGAGTGCAAGCACTCTGTCGCGGCATTCGCCTTGCACGCTACTCTTGCAGGCTCTTCAGTTAAATCTCTTCAATGCTTGCGTGGTACTCTTGCAGGCTCTTCACTGCACCATGTCCGTTCCTTGCAGCGGCGATGCCCTTCACGGTGTTGTAAGCACCGGCGAGGGTCGTGATGTAAGGCACCTTGTACTTGATGGCGGCCTTGCGGATGGCGCTTTCGTCCTTGATGGCGTCGCGCTTTGCCCACGGCGTGTTGATGATGAGGTTCACCTGCTTGTTCAGGATGATGTCGAGAACGTTCGGGCGGCCTTCGGCGATCTTGTTCACCACTTCGCACTTGACGCCGGCCTTCTCGTAGAACTTGGCGGTGCCTTCGGTAGCGTAAATCTTGAAGCCGAGCTTCTGGAATTCCTTGCCGATTTCAATTGCCTGTTCAGACAAGTTAACCTTGTCGGAGAGGCTGATAAGCACGGCGCCTTCGTTCGGGAGGAAGGAACCTGCGGCTTCCTGGCTCTTGTAGTAAGCGAGGGCGTAGTCGTCGGAGAGGCCGAGCACTTCACCCGTGGAGCGCATTTCGGGGCCGAGAACCGGGTCCACCTTCGGGAACTTGTCGAACGGGAACACGGCTTCCTTGGCACCGTGGTGGTTGAACTTCTTGTCCTTGAGCTTAAGGTCTTCGAGCTTGGCACCGAGCATCAGGCGGGTCGCGAGGCGGGCCATCTGGGTGTTACAAACCTTGGAGACCAGCGGCACCGTGCGGGATGCACGCGGGTTGGCTTCGAGGACGAACACCTTGCCGTCTTCGATGGCGTACTGCATGTTCATGAGGCCACACACGTGGAGGGCTTCGGCAATCTTACGGGTGTAATCCTTGATGGTTGCCAAGTTTTCCTTCGTGATGGTCACCGGCGGGATAATGCAAGCGGAGTCACCGGAGTGGACACCGGCAAGTTCGACGTGTTCCATCACGGACGGGATGTAAACATGTTCGCCGTCAGAGAGGGCGTCGGCTTCGCATTCCAAAGCGTTGTGGAGGAAGCGGTCGATGAGGAGCGGACGATCCGGGGTCACGCCCACGGCCTTCGCCACGTATTCGCGGAGCATGTTCTCGTCGTAGATGACTTCCATGCCGCGGCCGCCAAGCACGAAGCTCGGGCGGATCATCACCGGGTAGCCGCCAATCTGCTTGACGCAAGCGAGGGCTTCGTCGATGTTCGTGGCCATGCCGCTTTCCGGCATCGGGATGCCGAGCTGATCCATCATCTTGCGGAACAAGTCGCGGTCTTCGGCGATATCGATGGAGTCGATGCTCGTACCGAGAATCTTGACGCCTTCGTCGCTAAGGGCGCGGGCGATGTTCAGCGGAGTCTGGCCACCGAACTGCACGATCACGCCGGCCGGCTTTTCCTTATGATAGATCTGCAGAACGTCTTCCAAAGAAACCGGTTCGAAGTACAGCTTGTCGCTGGTATCGTAGTCGGTAGAAACCGTTTCAGGGTTGCAGTTCACCATGATGGTTTCGTAACCCAGTTCGCGAAGAGCCATTGCAGCGTGGCAGCAGCAGTAGTCGAATTCGATGCCCTGGCCGATTCTGTTCGGGCCACCGCCGAGAATCATGATCTTCTTCGGGTTGTTGGAAGCGGTAGATTCGTCCTTGCAGTTGTAGGTGCTGTAGTAGTAGAACTGGTTTTCAACACCGCTCACCGGCACTGCACACCAGCCTTCGACCACGCCGAGTTCCGTACGCTTCTTGCGCACGTCCTTTTCACGGATGCCGAGGATCTTCGCGATGTACTTGTCGCTGAAGCCGTCTTTCTTGGCCTTGACGAGGAGTTCGTCAGCAGGCAGGCGGCCCGGAGTCTTGAGCATTTCTTCTTCGAGTTCCACGAGTTCGCGCATCTGCTGCACGAAGTAGGCCTTTTCGTAGGTGGCGGCGAAGATTTCTTCGTCGGTAGCGCCCTTGCGGATGGCTTCGTACATCTGGAAGTGGCGTTCGGAAGAAGCGGTCTTCATCATTTCGAGGAGCTCTTCCTTGCTCTTCTTGTTGAAGTCCTTCGCAAAGCCGAGGCCGGAGCGACCGTTTTCGAGACCGCGAATAGCCTTCTGGAGGGTTTCCTTGTAGGTCTTGCCGATAGCCATGACTTCGCCCACGGCCTTCATCTGGGTGCCGAGGCAGTCATCGACGCCGCGGAACTTTTCAAATGCCCAGCGAGCGAACTTGAGCACCACGTAGTCACCGCTCGGGGTGTACTTTTCGAGGCTTCCATCGCGCCAGTACGGAATCTGGTCGAGGGTGAGGCCTGCGGCGAGCTTTGCAGAAATGAGAGCGATCGGGAAGCCGGTAGCCTTCGAAGCAAGAGCGGAGGAGCGGCTGGTACGCGGGTTGATTTCGATAATCACCACACGGCCGGTCTTCGGGTCGTGAGCGAACTGCACGTTGGTACCGCCAATCACGCCGATAGATTCCACAATCTTGAAGGCCTTTTCCTTCAGTTCTTCTTCGAGCTTCTTGTCGATGGTGAGGAACGGGGCTGCGCAGAAGGAGTCGCCGGTATGCACGCCCACCGGGTCGATGTTTTCGATGAAGCAGATGGCAATCATCTGGTTCTTGGAGTCACGCACGACTTCGACTTCCAGCTCTTCCCAACCGAGGATGGATTCTTCGATGAGGCACTGGTGCGTCATGGAGAGTTCAAGACCGTTAGAGCAAATGGTGCGGAGTTCTTCCACATTGTAGCAGAAACCGCCGCCTGCACCGCCCATGGTGTATGCCGGGCGAACCACAACCGGGTAGCCGATTTCGGAAACGATCTTTTCGGCTTCTTCCACAGAGTGGCAAATGCCGGAGCGCGGGGTGTCGATGCCGAGCTTCTGCATGGTTTCCTTGAAGATTTCACGGTCTTCGCCGCGTTCGATAGCGTCGAGGTTCACACCGATCACCTTCACGCCGTACTTGTCCAGCACGCCGGCCTTGCTCAAAGCAGAGGCGAGGTTCAAGCCGGTCTGACCGCCCAAGTTCGGGAGGAGTGCCTGCGGGCGTTCCTTTTCGATAATCTGGGTGAGGCGGGCGACGTTCAGCGGTTCGATGTAGGTGGCATCGGCCATGACCGGGTCGGTCATGATGGTAGCCGGGTTAGAGTTCACGAGCACAATCTTGTAACCCTGTTCGCGCAGGGCCTTGCAAGCCTGGGTGCCGGAATAGTCGAATTCGCAAGCCTGACCGATCACGATCGGGCCAGAACCGATGATAAGGACTTTGTCGATGCCTTCAATCTTCATTTTGTTTATCTCCGTTGACTAATTATTTATTAAAACTCGTATTTATTGTTTAAAAAAAGAGCTGAACCAAATGGCTCAGCATCTTTAAAAACAATATTGGAAATAGAAAGAGTAGCGAACGGCGCGACATGCATAATGTCGCAGTTGCGCTTAGCGTTTTTGAGCATTCCGTTCATCACTTTCCTATTTCGCAAAGACTTAAACTTGTGCAAATATAGAATAAGTGATAAATCCTTTCAATAGCGGGCTATAAAAATTAGTCCTCATCCATCGAAGAATCGTCTTCCTGCACGTCATCCTGGCATTCCGGAAGCGACGGCTTATTCTTGCACTTTTCATGAAGCGTTTCGTAATCAGAGTCTGCCGGAGCGGAACAAGCCATAAGACCCAGAATCGAAACAAGAGAGACCAAGCTCAAAATCCAACGTTTCATAAAATACCTCTAAATCGTTATCCACCAATATAATAAACAATTAAACAGAGACACGCGTTCAATACAAAATAGGGTCGCAAAAAGCGACCCATCCTTTGCAAAAAGCAAATCTAGCTCAGAGAATTACTTCTTAGCCGGCTTGTTCTTAGCAGCGGTTTCCTTGAGAGCTGCACCAGCCTTGAAGCCAACAGTCTTGGAAGCCTTGATCTTGATGGTTGCACCAGTCTGCGGGTTACGACCAGTACGAGCAGCACGAGCCTTCACAGTGAAAGTACCGAAACCGATGAGCTGAACGTTGCCGTCCTTCTTGATGCCAGCAGCGATACCGTCGAGAACGGCGTCGATAGCACGAGCAGCAGCAGCCTTAGATTCAATGCCAGCTTCCTTGTTAGCGAGCACAGCTTCAATAAGATCTTGTTTGTTCATTTTATAACTCCTTGAGTCAGATTTGTGAATTGTTGGTAATATTATACCTTTTTTTTCACGGGGAGGAAAGCTTTTAAATGAAAAAAGTTTTTAAAACCGCATAAAATCAAGCCTTGGGAGCCAGTCTGCCCGCATCTTCTACGTACTGGTCGGCTCTAGTCCTTAATTTCTCTACATAGACAAGGCATATGCACGTAAAGGGAATCGCCACCAAAAGTCCCAAAAAGCCAAGCAACTTGCCCCAAATCGAGAGCGACAGAAGGATCCCTACAGGCGGCAAATTCATGGACTTACCGACAATGTGCGGCACCAAAAAGAAGTCCTGGATAATCTGTACAACAAGGTAAATCGCAAGGATGATAATTGCCACTTCCCAAAACGGCATGCCCTTGTCCAAAGCGTAAACCACCGCCAGTAGTAAGGCGAGCGGGATAGTCGTGAGCTGCATGTAAGGGATCATGTTCAATGCCCCGGAGAAAAGTCCAAACGCCATCCCCATCGGGAGTCCCATCACGCTAAAGCCAATTGCATACAAAACGCCAACCGTAAAGGCGACCATGGATTGAGCACGGAAGTACGTTCCCATAAATTTGTCCGTAGAGCTAGCGAATTCACCAGCTTCACGGCGGTAACGTCTCGGGATCAAGCGGCGAATGCCCTTCCTGATTTTATGCATGTCAAGCATAATGAAGACAAGGTACATAAACACGACAGCCGCACTGGAAATACCCATGACAATCGTAGATGTCTTCGAAAGAATGTCCCAAGCGCCCGGAAGAATGCGGTCCGATACCGTCTGCACCACGCTCCACACGTCAAGCGATTCCATCGCCTCGGCAATGCTATTCCAAGAAATCATCGTCTTCACAGATGCCCACATATCCGCAGGCAAGAACGTCATGATTCGATCACTCCAAGTGGAGTCCGTAAAGATTTTCGAAATGAGCGTTCCCAGATACTGGACTTCATGCATGACTTTCGGGATAAAGAAATACATACAACCGCCAATAATAATAGCGGCACCCAAAAGCACGACCACCACGGCAATCACGCGATAACGGAATTTTATTTGCAACCGGCAAACAAGCGGGTCCATGATATAGGCAATCAAGAACGCCGCAAAAAACGGGAACAAAACTCCACTCAGATAATTCAATACAACAAGAGTAACGGCGACTGCAGCTGCAATCAGCACATAGCGCATTACCCTATCAAGCGTCCAATTTCTTTGCATCTTTTCTTCCCCTACTTCTCAAGACATAAACTAAAAACAGCATAAAGCCGAACAAAATACATGCCAAAACAACATGCATCATTTTCTTTTGTTCTGCGCTATGCCCCCAAATGCGCACAAAGCGAACTTCCATTTCATCCGGAATGCCGCGAAGCGTCGAGGCGCCACTTACAATTTCAAAGAATGCGGCACGGTTCAAGTACGTTTTGCCATCGTCTTCTTCAAGTCCCTGCTGCGACAGCCACCATTCCGGAACTCGGAATTCACTGAGCGAAATTTTGCTTACCGCAAAGCGTTCCTTCGAGCCACCCATCAGTAAGTAAGGCGCCGACGGGATTTCCTTTTCCAGAACGCGAAGGTTCGCATAATCTCCATTCCGCGTATAGACCGGGTCATCCGTCAAAATGCGGAGTTTCATGGAATTCATGCGTTTCGAAGCAACACGCACTTCCATGGAATCGAACTTCGTCAGGTCAAAAACTCCGGCAGGCCGTTTGTCCACAGACTTCAAGTTAAAGCCAACGCCCGCATACGTAAACGCCTTGCCCGAATGGATGACCACAGAAGAGGTCAAGAGCGTATCCGTCAATTGGACTTCGCTTGTCGAGAATCCACCGACTGCGCTATCATTCAACGGAAAAATTTCAAAAGTCCGCTCAGGGAAAAGCTCCACCGCCACTCCCCCACAGCGTGAATAGAAAAAGCCCCAAGCAATCAGCAGGACTAGGAAAAACGAGATTCCAATCCACCTACTTTTTTTCATCATACTCCTTCACAGGGTGGCTACGTCCAATCGCCACGATCATAAGCCCAAGAATCATGAACAAGAAGATTCCGTAAGCCGTATTGCTTATACCGCTTGCAAAAATTTCTCGGACATTTACGACAAAGTTCTTTCCACGAGGCTGTTTCCACCCTGCAGAAATTTCCACACGCGCAACGCTTTCGTGATGCAAGCGGTTTTTCGAGCGCTTGACTCCAAGATCGTCATACCAAAAGTCCGGGATGTAGAAATGTTCAAACGGGATGGCAATCTTATTGCGTCCGGTCTTCACAGGGACTTCTTTCAATAGCAACTTGAACGTATTAGACTTCTGCAAATCCGTCACATCTGGGTCATACGTCCAGACTTTCACAAGGATTTCATCTGTCCCGGCGATATCAAGGTCCATATAAAGCGTATCGACATTTTTCCAGTTGTGGAATTTCTTTTCGCCCGCCGGGTCAAAGTCAAATACAAGTCCGCACCAAGTCGGTTTCTTTTCGTCAGTGCCAAGAGCACACTGGAACGAGGTTAGGGAATCCGAAGCTTTAAACTGGACAGCAGACGTTCCCCCGGCCGCATTATCGTCAAATGCAGATACTTTTGCACCATCCCCTAGTGGAAACACCGTTTCAGCAAATCGCTCTTTCGGAAGCATTACATAGATGGCAACAACAATAATCGCAATGATTGCTAAAATCGTATAGGATTTTTTCATTTACTCAAAAAATTTCCTTAAAGTTCTATTGTACTGGATGTAATCTAGCGGATCTTCTTCCACAGGTTTTTCACCAAAGAGCTTGTTCACAATCGAATCAATCCAATGGATAAAGAAGAAGTGGTGTTTGCCTTCTTTTGCCTGCGGAGCCGCCTTGATATCCAAGGACCACTGCAAAAGCTGTTTCACCGTCGAAGGCGGCATATGGAACGTTTCGCAGCAAGTCGTCACATAGCCATCAAAACCGTAATGCGGGAGTTTGCCCTTCACAAGCGGTTGACCATGATCGATGCATACCGGATTTTCGCAGGGCGGGTCCTGCACGTTTTTCTTATTCAAGTCGTTGAGCCACAATTCGCGCGTCTTGTCCGAGAGTCCACCGTAAAAGGCGAACGTCTGGTTGCACGGGAAATAAATGGAATAACACTTCGGACAAATCCTCAGATCAAGATTGACAATTCTGAGGGACTCGACTTCTGAACCGCAAAAAGAACATTTACACATGTAGATTAATATAGATAATAGACGAAAGACGAAAGACGAAAGACGAGAGAAAATAGTGTTTAGGGGAAAGCTTTCCCCTGGCTCGCACTTTGTTGCTCACCACCCCTTCAAGCGGGCACATCCCGCAACGCCCTGTTTTTACATATCACTAGTAACTAGTATCTAGTAACTATTAACTAAATTTACCAGCATGGCTAAAGTAGTTCAAATTACAGCAGAAAATTTTGAAGAAGAGGTCATCAAGGCCTCTGAAACGCGCGCTGTCGCGATTCTTTTCTCCTCCGCAGAATACCCGGATTGCGCCCCGTACTCCCAGTTGGCAGGTCAGCTTTCCACAAGCATGGACTTTACGCTCGGCGTCGTAAGCTGCGATGACCGCGAAAACATGCGCCTCATCCAGATGTTCCGCGTGCAGTCCGTCCCCGAAATTCACGTGGTCGATAAAGGCCAAATTGCAGACGTCATCCAGGGCGTGCTCCCCGAAGCCGATCTCAAGAAGCGTCTCGAAAAGTTCTACGTCTCCGAAGAAGCCCGTTTCCAGACGGCTCTTGAAGACGCCATTGCACAAAAGAACTTCGACCAAGCGCTCCCGATGCTTGACGAAGCTCTCGCCAAGAACCCAAACGACAAGAAGCTCCAGCTCCTGTGGGCAAAGGCAAGTCTTGGTCTCGGCGATACCGCAAAGGCAAAAGACATTCTCTCCAAGTTTGTCGAAAGCGACGACCAGTACCGCGAAGCCAAATCGCTCTTGGAACTTCTCGACTTCCACGCCGAAGTCGCCAAGAAAGATGTCCAAGGTAAAGAAGCCATCGTCTATCACGAAGCTTGCAAGCTCGCCTGCGAAGAAGATTTCGAAAGTGCACTCCAGGCATTCCTGAACTTGTACGTCGAAGCTCCGGAATGGAACGACGGCGCCGCCAAGAAGGCAATGCTCACGCTCTTCGGCGTTCTCGGTCCGAAGCACGAACTCACCTGGAAGTACCGCGCAAAGCTCAACACGATGATGTTTATCTAAAGATAGAAGGGGCTACGCCCCTCTCATGATCTAGTTTGCAGAACTTAAACAAGAAGCGCAGCTCAATGAGCTGCGCTTCTTAATTTGTTGATCCCGTCATCCTCGAACAGTCATCCTGGAGCGTAGCGACGGGAACCATTATTTCTCGCATTTAGCGGTTCTTTTATTTGCACTTAGAATTAGCAAGGTTCAGCAAGTTCTTGTATGCCGCCATGCACCTTCTGTGGTCCTTAGAACCTTCCTGGTAAGAATAGCATTCGCCAAGCTTATTGTTCGCCATGTCACGTTCCTTGCACTTCTTCGGAGCAGCTTCAGGAGCAGGCTGAGCCTTCTTCTGTTGCGGCTGAGCAGCCTGTGCCGGAGCATCATAGGAGTACACAAAGATTTCAATGCGGTTGTTCTTCATGCGGTTATCCGGAGTTGTATTCGGAACAAGAGGTTCATCGCCGCCCTTGCCCGTCGCAATGATATCCTGTTTCGAAAGACCTGCCGTCACCAAATAGCTCTTCACTTCTTCGGCACGCTTGAGAGCAAGCACACGGCTTCTTTCCGGGCGATCCAAGTTGTCCGTATGGGAGACAATTTCAATCGTCTTGCCGTGATAGTTTCCTAAGTGACTTGCAAGTCTATTCAAGCCATCCGTAGATTCACGAGTGAATCTGGACTGTCCAACACCAAACGTCACGCCCTGCAAAATGAACTTTTCAAGGACAGTCTTGTTGGCAGCGTTCTTCGCCGGATTTGCCTGAGCTGTAGGCTTTGCACCAGCCTGAGAAGTCGTTACCTGCGGCTTCGGAGCACCGTAAGACGAGCCATCCTTCACACAGCGGAGCTTGTTCGTATAAGCATCGCCATGTTTGAAGTACGGAGTACCCTTTTCGCGGATAGCATTGTACTTCCAGTCCACATAAGTCATTTCATTGCCGTTCTTCGAAGACGTCCAGTAGCCGCGCTTGAAGTCGAAATTCAAGCTGCACGGATTTTCCTTAGCATCACGATTTTTTCTTGCACGCTTGTCGTTGGCATGGATGTCAAATTCAGAAGCCTTCGAGAAAAGCTGTTCGTATTCAGCCTGTTCCGGCACATGCCAGCCACGCGGGCATCCACGGTTAAGGTTTCTCGCTTCCATTTCGTCCAGACGGTCCAGAATCACGTCTTCAGCCATCCAAGTCTGGTCGCCCACCTTGAGCGTTCTGTAGGTCTTTCCAGAATTGTCCATCACGCTACCCAGACGGTCCTTGCAAGCCGCTTCCCAGTTCTGGATGCAACGCACAGAGTAACCATTTGCCTTTCGGCCCTGGAACGAGAACGTTTCGAGATTCTGACCTCTAAAGCTCATCGCATCGGCGCGGTCACTACCCTTGTCATCGCCAAGCCAGAAGAAGGCGCGGTTGCCAATGTCAATGAAACGTTCGCCATCGACATAGTAGCCACCATCCAAAACTCTAAAACCATTCAGATTAAAGTCCTGGTAGTTGAGGTCATCGCCCATCGGCAGGCTCCAACCATCGGGGCAAGCCTTCCTTGCAGCATTCCACGTGTAAAGTCTACCGTAAGTTTCGCAATTCTGGGTATTGTTTTCATAGCAGTAGCTATCCGGCAAACGGAACTTCAAGTTTTCCGCCATCCAGACGCGACCACCAATCTTCACCGTCGTATAGCGTTCGCCATCGCGGTTATCGATCAACAAATTTCTCGATTCGTCATACGTCGAAGTATTCTGGTACTTATTCGAAGCATACGTATTCTGCTGAACAGGCTGAGTCGGGCGCAACATCTGTGCCGCGCGTTCCTCTTCAGAAATACTGCAATCAAATTCCTGCGGAAGCTTTCCGAAATAGTAATTATACCTGTCCGGCGTAATCCAGATTTCACTACTGCCGACAGAAGAACGCATAAAAGAACGCGGATAATTGACGCATCTGTAAAGCACATTGGCACAACGATCGTCTTTCTTTTCCGTTCTATACGTATCCTCCATATCCGGGCAGCGCCAATAGCACGAATTACCGAACATGTCGTCAAAGCTACAAGTAATCACAGTTCTGTCACCAGACTGAGCGGCAAACGCCGATCCAGCAGCAAGGAAAGTGGTAGCTACAGCTAGAGCGTACTTTTTATTCATTAC
This is a stretch of genomic DNA from Fibrobacter sp. UWB13. It encodes these proteins:
- the carB gene encoding carbamoyl-phosphate synthase large subunit, giving the protein MKIEGIDKVLIIGSGPIVIGQACEFDYSGTQACKALREQGYKIVLVNSNPATIMTDPVMADATYIEPLNVARLTQIIEKERPQALLPNLGGQTGLNLASALSKAGVLDKYGVKVIGVNLDAIERGEDREIFKETMQKLGIDTPRSGICHSVEEAEKIVSEIGYPVVVRPAYTMGGAGGGFCYNVEELRTICSNGLELSMTHQCLIEESILGWEELEVEVVRDSKNQMIAICFIENIDPVGVHTGDSFCAAPFLTIDKKLEEELKEKAFKIVESIGVIGGTNVQFAHDPKTGRVVIIEINPRTSRSSALASKATGFPIALISAKLAAGLTLDQIPYWRDGSLEKYTPSGDYVVLKFARWAFEKFRGVDDCLGTQMKAVGEVMAIGKTYKETLQKAIRGLENGRSGLGFAKDFNKKSKEELLEMMKTASSERHFQMYEAIRKGATDEEIFAATYEKAYFVQQMRELVELEEEMLKTPGRLPADELLVKAKKDGFSDKYIAKILGIREKDVRKKRTELGVVEGWCAVPVSGVENQFYYYSTYNCKDESTASNNPKKIMILGGGPNRIGQGIEFDYCCCHAAMALRELGYETIMVNCNPETVSTDYDTSDKLYFEPVSLEDVLQIYHKEKPAGVIVQFGGQTPLNIARALSDEGVKILGTSIDSIDIAEDRDLFRKMMDQLGIPMPESGMATNIDEALACVKQIGGYPVMIRPSFVLGGRGMEVIYDENMLREYVAKAVGVTPDRPLLIDRFLHNALECEADALSDGEHVYIPSVMEHVELAGVHSGDSACIIPPVTITKENLATIKDYTRKIAEALHVCGLMNMQYAIEDGKVFVLEANPRASRTVPLVSKVCNTQMARLATRLMLGAKLEDLKLKDKKFNHHGAKEAVFPFDKFPKVDPVLGPEMRSTGEVLGLSDDYALAYYKSQEAAGSFLPNEGAVLISLSDKVNLSEQAIEIGKEFQKLGFKIYATEGTAKFYEKAGVKCEVVNKIAEGRPNVLDIILNKQVNLIINTPWAKRDAIKDESAIRKAAIKYKVPYITTLAGAYNTVKGIAAARNGHGAVKSLQEYHASIEEI
- a CDS encoding CIA30 family protein, which translates into the protein MKKSYTILAIIAIIVVAIYVMLPKERFAETVFPLGDGAKVSAFDDNAAGGTSAVQFKASDSLTSFQCALGTDEKKPTWCGLVFDFDPAGEKKFHNWKNVDTLYMDLDIAGTDEILVKVWTYDPDVTDLQKSNTFKLLLKEVPVKTGRNKIAIPFEHFYIPDFWYDDLGVKRSKNRLHHESVARVEISAGWKQPRGKNFVVNVREIFASGISNTAYGIFLFMILGLMIVAIGRSHPVKEYDEKK
- a CDS encoding FISUMP domain-containing protein, encoding MNKKYALAVATTFLAAGSAFAAQSGDRTVITCSFDDMFGNSCYWRCPDMEDTYRTEKKDDRCANVLYRCVNYPRSFMRSSVGSSEIWITPDRYNYYFGKLPQEFDCSISEEERAAQMLRPTQPVQQNTYASNKYQNTSTYDESRNLLIDNRDGERYTTVKIGGRVWMAENLKFRLPDSYCYENNTQNCETYGRLYTWNAARKACPDGWSLPMGDDLNYQDFNLNGFRVLDGGYYVDGERFIDIGNRAFFWLGDDKGSDRADAMSFRGQNLETFSFQGRKANGYSVRCIQNWEAACKDRLGSVMDNSGKTYRTLKVGDQTWMAEDVILDRLDEMEARNLNRGCPRGWHVPEQAEYEQLFSKASEFDIHANDKRARKNRDAKENPCSLNFDFKRGYWTSSKNGNEMTYVDWKYNAIREKGTPYFKHGDAYTNKLRCVKDGSSYGAPKPQVTTSQAGAKPTAQANPAKNAANKTVLEKFILQGVTFGVGQSRFTRESTDGLNRLASHLGNYHGKTIEIVSHTDNLDRPERSRVLALKRAEEVKSYLVTAGLSKQDIIATGKGGDEPLVPNTTPDNRMKNNRIEIFVYSYDAPAQAAQPQQKKAQPAPEAAPKKCKERDMANNKLGECYSYQEGSKDHRRCMAAYKNLLNLANSKCK
- a CDS encoding HU family DNA-binding protein produces the protein MNKQDLIEAVLANKEAGIESKAAAARAIDAVLDGIAAGIKKDGNVQLIGFGTFTVKARAARTGRNPQTGATIKIKASKTVGFKAGAALKETAAKNKPAKK
- a CDS encoding AI-2E family transporter — encoded protein: MQRNWTLDRVMRYVLIAAAVAVTLVVLNYLSGVLFPFFAAFLIAYIMDPLVCRLQIKFRYRVIAVVVVLLGAAIIIGGCMYFFIPKVMHEVQYLGTLISKIFTDSTWSDRIMTFLPADMWASVKTMISWNSIAEAMESLDVWSVVQTVSDRILPGAWDILSKTSTIVMGISSAAVVFMYLVFIMLDMHKIRKGIRRLIPRRYRREAGEFASSTDKFMGTYFRAQSMVAFTVGVLYAIGFSVMGLPMGMAFGLFSGALNMIPYMQLTTIPLALLLAVVYALDKGMPFWEVAIIILAIYLVVQIIQDFFLVPHIVGKSMNLPPVGILLSLSIWGKLLGFLGLLVAIPFTCICLVYVEKLRTRADQYVEDAGRLAPKA
- a CDS encoding tetratricopeptide repeat protein; this encodes MAKVVQITAENFEEEVIKASETRAVAILFSSAEYPDCAPYSQLAGQLSTSMDFTLGVVSCDDRENMRLIQMFRVQSVPEIHVVDKGQIADVIQGVLPEADLKKRLEKFYVSEEARFQTALEDAIAQKNFDQALPMLDEALAKNPNDKKLQLLWAKASLGLGDTAKAKDILSKFVESDDQYREAKSLLELLDFHAEVAKKDVQGKEAIVYHEACKLACEEDFESALQAFLNLYVEAPEWNDGAAKKAMLTLFGVLGPKHELTWKYRAKLNTMMFI